Proteins co-encoded in one Archocentrus centrarchus isolate MPI-CPG fArcCen1 unplaced genomic scaffold, fArcCen1 scaffold_27_ctg1, whole genome shotgun sequence genomic window:
- the LOC115776196 gene encoding TNF receptor-associated factor 2-like: MAAQEPSPPSSLEGNKPGFPKKILANNLEDKHLCNSCQKILRRPLQAQCGHRFCSFCFNKIVSCGPQKCSACIKEDLFEEPTSILKQGGAFPDNAARREVEALAAVCPNEGCTWTGTVKEFEASHEGNCDFMIILCPSCKELMRANEQERHNERECPERTLNCKYCKEPFLLKNIKAHDEICPKYPMICEGCAKKKIPREKYVDHIKFCSKFKAPCRFHVVGCDTSVEKEKIHDHERQCSYEHLNLLLHFIMGIKVSLESLQPQSLEVASQKLQELHQSLRDLELKMSQLGGGAAAPVQGACAPTLATSFTPLPSAMGAALELQLQSEKTKVVELSRRCQELELKVSTFENIVCVLNREMERSCTTMEAYNRQHRLDQDKIEILNNKVRQLERTVSLRDLSIVEMEGKMREMSAATYDGVFVWKISDFTKKRQDAVAGRAPAMFSPAFYTSKYGYKMCLRIYLNGDGTGRGTHLSLFFVVMRGHSDALLKWPFNQKVTLMLLDQNNREHIIDAFRPDISSSSFQRPVSDMNIASGCPLFCPLSKLDSKNSYIRDDTIFIKAIVDLTGL, translated from the exons ATGGCTGCACAGGAGCCGTCTCCACCATCTTCCCTGGAAGGTAACAAACCGGGCTTCCCAAAGAAAATTTTGGCCAACAATCTGGAAGATAAGCATTTGTGCAACTCGTGTCAGAAAATCCTGAGAAGGCCCCTGCAAGCCCAATGCGGTCACCGCTTTTGTTCGTTCTGTTTCAACAAAATTGTGAG TTGTGGACCACAGAAATGCAGTGCATGCATCAAAGAAGACCTGTTTGAGGAACCCACCTCCATCCTTAAGCAAGGTGGT GCTTTCCCTGACAATGCAGCCCGCAGAGAAGTAGAGGCCTTGGCAGCTGTCTGTCCCAATGAAGGATGCACATGGACCGGAACTGTTAAAGAGTTTGAG GCCAGCCACGAGGGCAACTGTGACTTCATGATCATCCTGTGTCCTTCCTGTAAAGAGCTGATGAGAGCCAACGAGCAGGAACGCCACAACGAGAGAGAGTGTCCAGAGAGAACGCTCAACTGCAAATACTGCAAAGAACCCTTCCTGTTAAAGAACATCAAG GCTCATGATGAGATCTGTCCAAAGTACCCAATGATTTGTGAAGGTTGTGCAAAGAAAAAGATCCCCAGAGAAAAG tatGTGGACCATATTAAGTTCTGCAGTAAATTTAAAGCTCCATGCAGATTTCATGTTGTTGGCTGCGATACGTCT gtggagaaagaaaagatcCACGACCATGAGCGCCAGTGTTCGTACGAACACCTCAACCTCCTTCTGCATTTCATCATGGGCATCAAGGTGAGCCTGGAGAGCCTGCAGCCCCAGAGCCTGGAGGTGGCCAGCCAGAAGCTGCAGGAGCTCCACCAGTCCCTCAGGGATCTGGAACTCAAGATGAGCCAGCTGGGTGGGGGTGCCGCAGCTCCTGTGCAGGGAGCTTGCGCCCCAACCCTAGCTACATCCTTCACCCCACTGCCTAGTGCCATGGGTGCCGCTTTGGAGCTGCAGCTACAAAGTGAAAAAACCAAGGTGGTTGAGCTGAGCCGACGCTGCCAGGAGCTGGAGCTCAAAGTGAGCACGTTTGAAAACATCGTCTGCGTCCTCAACCGAGAGATGGAGCGCTCCTGCACCACCATGGAGGCTTATAACCGGCAACATCGACTAGATCAGGACAAGATTGAAATCCTCAATAACAAG GTTCGTCAGCTGGAGAGGACGGTGAGCCTGAGGGACCTGTCCATCGTGGAGATGGAGGGGAAAATGAGGGAGATGTCTGCAGCCACGTAtgatggtgtgtttgtgtggaagaTCTCTGATTTCACCAAGAAGAGGCAGGATGCTGTGGCTGGCCGGGCCCCTGCTATGTTCTCTCCTG CCTTTTATACCAGTAAATATGGCTACAAGATGTGCTTGCGGATCTACCTGAATGGGGATGGGACGGGCCGCGGCACCCACTTGTCTTTGTTCTTTGTGGTGATGAGAGGACACAGTGATGCGCTCCTCAAGTGGCCTTTTAATCAAAAG GTCACCCTCATGCTGCTCGACCAGAACAACAGGGAGCACATAATTGATGCCTTCAGGCCCGACATTTCATCCTCATCCTTCCAGAGGCCTGTCAGCGATATGAACATCGCCAGTGGTTGCCCACTCTTCTGTCCACTCTCAAAGCTGGACTCTAAAAACTCCTATATACGTGATGACACCATTTTCATCAAAGCCATTGTAGACCTAACTGGGCTTTAG